A section of the Oncorhynchus gorbuscha isolate QuinsamMale2020 ecotype Even-year linkage group LG04, OgorEven_v1.0, whole genome shotgun sequence genome encodes:
- the LOC124033982 gene encoding chromaffin granule amine transporter — MPLFNPLVWVREWLRQSRGSSRLVLVVVCVALLLDNMLLTVVVPIIPTFLYALDHPTQDPFIQPSTQRPSEEGFTLASVHSFYDNTSHSLRGSESNLSEALLFNISRNSSQVKGSTCKEDSAFLDKENVRVGLLFASKALVQLLVNPFVGPLTNRVGYHIPMFAGFIIMFVSTIMFAFSGTYALLFFARSLQGIGSSFSSVAGLGMLASVYTNDEERGVAMGIALGGLAMGVLIGAPFGSVMYEFVGKTAPFLILAFLAVFDGALQLLILQPSKISPGSVEGTPLLTLLKDPYILISAGSLCFANMGVAILEPTLPIWMMQTMCSPKWQLGMAFLPASISYLIGTNLFGLLANKMGRWLCSMIGMFIVGISLLCVPFAKNIYGLIGPNAGLGFAIGMVDSSMMAIMGYLVDIRHASVYGSVYAIADVALCMGFAIGPSIGGSLVRAIGFPYLMVFIGIINIFYAPLCFFLRNPAIREEKMAIIDQECPLHRKSYNTQKECREFPLSDESEEETEE; from the exons ATGCCACTATTCAACCCCTTGGTGTGGGTGCGGGAGTGGCTGCGACAGAGCAGAGGCTCCTCCAGACTGGTGCTGGTGGTCGTGTGTGTTGCCCTGCTACTGGATAACATGCTGCTTACTGTTGTCG TGCCCATCATCCCAACGTTTTTATATGCCCTTGACCACCCGACACAAGACCCCTTCATCCAGCCAAGCACACAGAGGCCATCTGAGGAGGGCTTCACATTGGCCTCAGTCCACTCCTTCTACGACAACACTTCCCACAGCCTCAGAGGCTCTGAGAGCAACCTGTCTGAGGCCCTCCTCTTCAACATCTCCAGAAACTCCAGCCAGGTGAAAGGCAGCACATGCAAGGAGGACAGTGCCTTCTTGGACAAGGAGAATGTTCGTGTGGGACTCCTCTTTGCCTCCAAGGCTCTGGTACAGCTTCTTGTCAACCCCTTCGTGGGTCCCCTGACCAACAG GGTTGGATATCACATACCAATGTTTGCTGGCTTCATCATCATGTTTGTTTCAACAATAA TGTTTGCCTTTTCAGGTACATACGCCTTGTTGTTTTTTGCTCGCTCTCTTCAGGGAATtggttcctctttctcctctgtggcag GGCTGGGAATGTTGGCCAGTGTGTACACAAATGATGAGGAGAGAGGCGTAGCCATGGGGATCGCTCTGGGTGGATTGGCCATGGGAGTCCTCA TTGGAGCGCCATTTGGCAGTGTGATGTATGAATTTGTGGGGAAGACTGCTCCTTTCTTAATTTTGGCTTTCCTTGCAGTATTTGATGGAG CGTTACAACTTCTTATACTTCAGCCATCGAAGATTTCACCAGGA AGTGTGGAGGGCACTCCTTTGCTGACCCTACTGAAGGACCCCTACATTCTCATAAGCGCAG GCTCTCTGTGCTTCGCCAACATGGGAGTTGCCATTCTGGAGCCCACACTTCCCATCTGGATGATGCAGACCATGTGCTCTCCCAAATGGCAGCTTG GTATGGCTTTCCTACCAGCAAGCATTTCTTACCTTATTGGCACCAATTTATTTGGTTTGTTGGCTAACAAAATGGGAAG GTGGCTGTGCTCCATGATTGGGATGTTTATTGTTGGCATCAGCCTCCTTTGC GTTCCTTTTGCAAAGAACATCTATGGTCTTATTGGTCCAAATGCAGGCCTGGGGTTTGCTATTG GAATGGTGGACTCCTCTATGATGGCCATAATGGGATACCTGGTGGATATTCGCCATGCCTCGGTCTATGGCAGTGTTTACGCCATAGCTGATGTCGCATTGTGCATGGGTTTTGCCATTG GTCCTTCGATAGGGGGCTCCTTGGTCAGGGCCATTGGATTTCCTTACCTCATGGTATTCATTGGCATCATCAACATCTTCTATGCTCCACTGTGCTTCTTCCTGCGTAATCCTGCCATCAGGGAGGAGAAGATG GCCATCATAGACCAGGAATGCCCTCTGCACAGGAAGAGCTACAACACACAGAAGGAGTGTCGAGAGTTCCCTTTGAGTGACGAGAGCGAGGAGGAAACGGAGGAGTAA